The following are encoded together in the Actinoplanes sp. N902-109 genome:
- a CDS encoding beta-galactosidase: MALSLRHHPWGEPLRRPAMSNTEDTRPGIALTSRYLTRDGVPVIPVSGELHYSRVPRHRWAERLRQLRAGGVTVVATYVFWLHHVERRGRPRFDGNLDVAAFADLCAAEGLDLILRIGPWVHAESRNGGFPDWVQHAPVRHRTDDPAYLTLVREWFGQLAAALDGRCGPDGTVLGIQLENELYDQPAHLVTLKRLAREAGMSAPLWTATAWGGADLPPDEVLPLYGGYGDGFWVDSDAPWDPTFRDHYFFSHVWDDPGIGADVRRAQNIAAAAGGPRTPSRLFPPATCELAGGMGTAYHRRPRPSALDIAAIAHCKIGNGSAWQGYYMYAGGTNPFPDAQESHATGYPNDMPRLGYDFHAPIGEAGVPSETYGLLRHQHAFLAAFGPALATMPSSLPDQRPTGVEDSETLRWALRSDGTGGFLFIAWHQPHVPLRTYRGAQFHVDLDNGTLLLPSRPCDIPPGTLARWPIGLHGLDYATASALTVLPGAVPTLVLTADAGIPVEISVAGVVQPITPGPAPVRLDTPAGPLDLLVLDDPGAWVSNGRLLLSSDELTWSSTGELTVRAAATPVVRAYDPAARGFVDVPLEPAGATPAPVAATVVPLRAAGDVPFAYGKHDGRQSAPSREIVDELAAVHRIELPAWAGDPELDALLEIGWAGDVAELRVDGRVATDRFWDGSPWLANLRDLGHRPGAELTLHILPLATGSPVHLPPDARDRLLNAEGQLHAIDAVRVTARRTWRSEG, encoded by the coding sequence TTGGCGCTTTCGCTTCGGCACCACCCCTGGGGTGAGCCCCTGCGCCGGCCGGCGATGAGCAACACCGAGGACACCCGTCCCGGCATCGCGCTCACCAGCCGCTACCTCACCCGCGACGGCGTGCCGGTCATCCCGGTCTCCGGGGAGCTGCACTACAGCCGGGTGCCCCGGCACCGCTGGGCCGAACGGCTGCGCCAGCTGCGCGCCGGTGGCGTCACGGTGGTCGCCACGTACGTGTTCTGGCTGCACCACGTCGAGCGCCGCGGCCGGCCCCGCTTCGACGGCAACCTCGACGTGGCCGCGTTCGCGGATCTCTGCGCCGCCGAGGGGCTCGACCTCATCCTGCGGATCGGCCCGTGGGTGCACGCGGAGAGCCGCAACGGTGGCTTCCCCGACTGGGTTCAGCACGCTCCCGTACGGCACCGCACCGACGATCCGGCCTACCTGACCCTGGTGCGGGAGTGGTTCGGCCAGCTCGCCGCCGCCCTGGACGGCCGGTGCGGCCCCGACGGCACGGTGCTCGGCATCCAGCTGGAGAACGAGCTGTACGACCAGCCCGCCCATCTCGTCACGCTCAAACGGCTGGCCCGTGAGGCCGGGATGAGCGCACCGCTGTGGACCGCCACCGCCTGGGGCGGCGCCGACCTGCCCCCGGACGAGGTGCTGCCGCTGTACGGCGGGTACGGCGACGGCTTCTGGGTGGACAGCGACGCCCCCTGGGATCCCACGTTCCGCGACCACTACTTCTTCTCCCACGTCTGGGACGACCCGGGCATCGGCGCCGACGTCCGCCGCGCCCAGAACATCGCCGCCGCAGCCGGTGGCCCCCGCACCCCGTCCCGGCTGTTCCCCCCGGCCACCTGCGAACTCGCCGGCGGCATGGGCACCGCCTACCACCGCCGCCCGCGCCCGTCCGCCCTGGACATCGCCGCGATCGCGCACTGCAAGATCGGCAACGGCTCGGCCTGGCAGGGTTACTACATGTACGCCGGTGGCACCAACCCGTTCCCGGACGCCCAGGAATCCCACGCCACCGGCTATCCCAACGACATGCCCCGCCTCGGCTACGACTTCCACGCCCCGATCGGCGAGGCCGGCGTCCCGTCGGAGACGTACGGCCTGCTGCGCCACCAGCACGCCTTCCTGGCCGCCTTCGGCCCGGCCCTGGCCACGATGCCGTCCAGCCTGCCCGACCAGCGCCCCACCGGCGTCGAGGACAGCGAAACCCTGCGCTGGGCCCTGCGCAGCGACGGCACCGGCGGCTTCCTGTTCATCGCCTGGCACCAGCCGCACGTGCCGCTGCGCACCTACCGCGGTGCGCAGTTCCACGTCGATCTGGACAACGGCACGTTGCTGCTGCCGTCCCGGCCCTGCGACATCCCGCCCGGCACCCTGGCCCGCTGGCCGATCGGGCTGCACGGCCTGGATTACGCGACCGCCTCGGCGCTGACCGTGCTGCCCGGCGCCGTGCCGACCCTGGTGCTCACCGCCGACGCCGGCATCCCCGTCGAGATCTCGGTCGCCGGTGTGGTCCAGCCGATCACCCCGGGCCCGGCCCCGGTCCGCCTCGACACCCCGGCCGGTCCGCTCGACCTGCTCGTCCTCGACGACCCCGGTGCCTGGGTCAGCAACGGGCGGCTCCTGCTCAGCTCCGACGAGCTCACCTGGTCCAGCACCGGCGAGCTCACCGTCCGCGCCGCCGCCACCCCGGTCGTCCGCGCCTACGACCCGGCGGCCCGCGGCTTCGTCGACGTGCCTCTCGAACCGGCGGGTGCCACCCCGGCCCCGGTGGCGGCAACGGTTGTGCCGCTGCGGGCGGCCGGTGACGTGCCCTTCGCGTACGGGAAACACGACGGCCGCCAGTCGGCACCCAGCCGGGAGATCGTCGACGAGCTCGCCGCCGTGCACCGGATCGAGTTGCCGGCCTGGGCGGGCGACCCGGAACTGGACGCGCTGCTCGAGATCGGGTGGGCCGGCGACGTGGCCGAGCTGCGGGTCGACGGGCGCGTGGCCACCGATCGGTTCTGGGACGGCTCACCCTGGCTGGCCAACCTCCGCGACCTGGGCCATCGGCCCGGTGCGGAGCTGACCCTGCACATCCTGCCGCTGGCCACGGGCTCGCCGGTGCACCTCCCGCCGGACGCCCGCGACCGGCTGCTCAACGCCGAGGGTCAACTGCACGCCATCGACGCGGTACGGGTCACAGCCCGCCGAACCTGGCGCTCGGAGGGGTGA